Within Trichoderma atroviride chromosome 2, complete sequence, the genomic segment TATTCGATATAGCCATAGGCGTTGGCGTTGAATAACAATAAAGATATACGAAAATGCAATATCCTAGAAAGGAATGGcaataaagagaagaagaagaagagaaaaaaagaggaacagaACTTGTTGGAACAAAGCTGGTATGGAGAAACAAAGGCTCAACGAGATGTAATGAAATGCATCCGATTGTAGCTAAACAAAGGAaacgaagaaaaaggaacaTCAACCCCTTGAGGGTAGCGACGAGCTCCTTTAGCCGTAAAACAGCTCAAATCCAGTCTTATGGCCTTCTTTTGTAGCCTTTGTATCTTTGACAGGATGGAGCAAGATGGATGGCAGGCACGGTCGTCCGTGTTGCTGCTCCCACTCCTGGCCTCCCATGCCTGTATCAATCCAGCCCATCCAGTTGTTGTACATTCGGTTCGGTGGCTCTGCTCGGTAGTACCAGGAATTGCCCTGGTATCGTCGCTCTCTGCCCCAGCCCATGGGGCTTCCATATCCACCAGATTCTCCCTTGGGGCCAGGGTTGAACCATTGGTTGAGGAATTTACCGTTCCAGTCGCGGTCCGTAAAGATGGGATGCGGGGCATAAACTGCCTTGAGGCCATGGAGCAAGGCAACGGTCTGAGGCGTCATTTCGGAGGCAACGTGGTTTCCGCGCAAGTTCTCGACGTGCATGATATCCAGCAGACGCTTCGACAGACGAGAGTGGGTGACAATCGTGGTACGACGAGGAAGATCGCGGGCTCTGTGAGTCTTGTCTGAATATCCCCAAACATTATCGCGGATAATCCAGTTGCTGTTCACAGGATCGAAGATGGGGCCCAGAGTAATAAAATCCGCCTCTTCGCCAACGCCCCATGAATAGTTATCTTCTCCCGCTGACTTCACCGGAGGCTTAGGGCCAACCGGCGTGATAAAAGGCAAGTCAGGGGCACCCCAGACGGTAGATTCGCCATAAGTTTCCTCGACTTCCTTTCGGAAGGTCGTATCATAGTCGCCATGGTGTTCGGGGATATACCACCGCTCATTCCTCTCCCAGGAACCTCGGCGCGGCTGCTTCGCGGAGAACTTGGCCAGGTTATCAACCATGTCGTAGTGATGGCCAGTGACGCGGAAGTCCATTTCCCAGTTCCAAATATAGTCGAATTCGGGATGATCCATGCTGAATTTCTGGACACTTAGCCATTGTGCCGTGTGAACGCTACGCTCGTTGTCGTCCGTGAGTTTGGTGTAAATGTCCCAAACCTGCTGGTCATTCCACAAAAGGGTGATGCCGTGGAACTCGACAGGAATGCGCTTCTGCAAAACGCTTCGGTACACTTCCGGGTCATCGAGGTGGGTTAcatccttgtccttgaccTGAACAAGCAAGAATATCTCGAATTCGCCACCAGTCTTGAGAGAAAGCTCGCTAATCATGGCGCGAATCGTCTCCTTGTCGTTCTCGGTGTAGACTTTACCCGTATACGAACGAAGCAAAACCGCGGAGCGTTTCTCTTTTACAACCTCAGAGCTATCTTTCTTCGTGTCGGGGTCAGCTGGGTCAGCTGGGTCAGCTGGCGATCGTCCCTTAATCTTCAAGGTCTTGTCGTCCAAGTTGGGGAATTCGCCCGACGGCTCTTTGTCCTTCTGGGCTTCAGGggctttgcttgcttctccGTCCTTCTTGTCATCTTCTTTAGGGGCTAGAGATTCTGCAACTTCCGGATAGACGCTCAGGTACTCgttcttcctttccttgcTGAGATCGAATCTTGCGGCGTTGGACTGAACACATCGCTGTACCAGGTCGCCCCAGTTGACATTCTCCCAATCGATAACCTCGACTTCGCCGCCAACCTTTTTCGTTTGCTGTAGCAAACCATAAGGGCCTAAGCGTGTCTCTCGCTCCCAGCACAAGTTGGGATCCATGTTAAACAGAGAGTAGCTTCCAAATTTGGGCTCGGGGAAGTTGTGGGGACGTCCTTTGAAAACTAGCAAGTCTTGGACAATCTCTCCAGATGGACCCTTGCAAGGCACATAAGAAGCGTGCTTCGCCTTGTTCCACGTTTCACTGTTGTAGTCTGGGTATGGGTTGAATCGAACGGGCTTATCGACGCTGAAGCCAACGGTAGCATCAGGGTCTTCCCtgagcttctcttccagcgcTTCTGTGCGGTTCTCCTTGTAATCAAGAGTCGAGAGCGTGTTGCCGTAGATCTTGTTGGATGATTCGAGGCTGAGGAAGCGTAATGTCAGCCTTGAGCTACCGTAAAATGGGGGGGGGAATTAGCTGGCTTGACTTACTTTGCAGTGGTTTTGTATGCATATCTCCACATTTTCCTCATGTCTTTCTCATGCTGCAGTCTGCTGATAGTACCAGAGTCTCTATCCTTTCCATCGGTTTCATAGCCAGGAGCGACATCGTTGGGGTCTTCCTTGTCGTCAGGATCCTTCCACTGGCGTAAATCTTCAATGTTCAAGTCCCAAGACTCCAGCAtttccagctccttgttATACGTATCGATATCCATGTTGAGaggcttctcttctttttccttttcaggCTCTagaggcttcttctcttcttcctttggaCTCTCGTCTTCATGTTGCTTCTCGTCTGTCGACGGTTTACCGTCCTGAATCGAGCCATCGTCTACGTCTGGGGCAGGTTGGTCGTCAACCTTGTTGTCACCTGCCGGCGCCTGAGAAG encodes:
- a CDS encoding uncharacterized protein (EggNog:ENOG41~TransMembrane:1 (i12-29o)), encoding MFNPNARRPRVRILLLIILASVTSYYLLFSGPSPRFSIVPYLPDQRVTQGTQPNTPASQAPAGDNKVDDQPAPDVDDGSIQDGKPSTDEKQHEDESPKEEEKKPLEPEKEKEEKPLNMDIDTYNKELEMLESWDLNIEDLRQWKDPDDKEDPNDVAPGYETDGKDRDSGTISRLQHEKDMRKMWRYAYKTTANLESSNKIYGNTLSTLDYKENRTEALEEKLREDPDATVGFSVDKPVRFNPYPDYNSETWNKAKHASYVPCKGPSGEIVQDLLVFKGRPHNFPEPKFGSYSLFNMDPNLCWERETRLGPYGLLQQTKKVGGEVEVIDWENVNWGDLVQRCVQSNAARFDLSKERKNEYLSVYPEVAESLAPKEDDKKDGEASKAPEAQKDKEPSGEFPNLDDKTLKIKGRSPADPADPADPDTKKDSSEVVKEKRSAVLLRSYTGKVYTENDKETIRAMISELSLKTGGEFEIFLLVQVKDKDVTHLDDPEVYRSVLQKRIPVEFHGITLLWNDQQVWDIYTKLTDDNERSVHTAQWLSVQKFSMDHPEFDYIWNWEMDFRVTGHHYDMVDNLAKFSAKQPRRGSWERNERWYIPEHHGDYDTTFRKEVEETYGESTVWGAPDLPFITPVGPKPPVKSAGEDNYSWGVGEEADFITLGPIFDPVNSNWIIRDNVWGYSDKTHRARDLPRRTTIVTHSRLSKRLLDIMHVENLRGNHVASEMTPQTVALLHGLKAVYAPHPIFTDRDWNGKFLNQWFNPGPKGESGGYGSPMGWGRERRYQGNSWYYRAEPPNRMYNNWMGWIDTGMGGQEWEQQHGRPCLPSILLHPVKDTKATKEGHKTGFELFYG